Proteins encoded together in one Phyllostomus discolor isolate MPI-MPIP mPhyDis1 chromosome 6, mPhyDis1.pri.v3, whole genome shotgun sequence window:
- the BEST1 gene encoding bestrophin-1 gives MLLKGHPTSLELCLTQPSQSLTMTVTYSSQVANARLGSFSRLLLCWRGSIYKLLYGEFLIFLLSYYAIRCIYRMALTEEQQVMFEKLTLYCDSYIQLIPISFVLGFYVTLVVTRWWNQYENLPWPDRLMNLVSGFVEGKDEKGRLLRRTLMRYANLGSVLILRSVSAAVYKRFPSSQHLVKAGFMTPAEHKHLEKLSLPHNTFWVPWVWFANLSVKAWIGGRIRDPVLLQSLLTEMNTLRTQCGQLYAYDWISVPLVYTQVVTVAVYSFFLACLIGRQFLNPAKAYPGHELDLVVPVFTFLQFFFYAGWLKVAEQLINPFGEDDDDFETNWIVDRSLQVSLLAVDEMHQDLPPMEQDMYWNDPEPHPPYTAASAQSRRPSFFGSTFNISLHKEEMKFQPHQEEEEEEGAHNGIIGRFLGLQSHDHQPPRTSSKTKLLLPKKEVLLPEGQPENLRGARKSPRDQDDSKAWRLKGEEAFMSAALYGRSGYHSAPQTPLSSVPMVFPPAQPAPSGLCRVSGADSTVKGQSLQPVTPGARKSFDSLPAFAGASMERLELCHVKRKTVEFNLTDVSEAPGSHLREPHAQSRSSIHTTLRDHHDPYWDLENREEAHP, from the exons ATGCTTTTGAAGGGTCACCCGACCAGCCTGGAGCTCTGCCT GACCCAGCCCAGTCAGAGCCTGACCATGACCGTCACCTACTCAAGCCAAGTGGCCAATGCCCGCTTAGGCTCCTTCTCCCGCCTGCTGCTGTGCTGGCGAGGCAGCATCTACAAGCTGCTCTACGGCGAGTTCCTCATCTTCCTGCTCAGCTACTACGCCATCCGCTGTATTTATAG GATGGCCCTCACGGAGGAACAGCAGGTGATGTTTGAGAAGCTGACTCTGTACTGCGACAGCTACATCCAGCTCATCCCCATTTCCTTTGTGCTGG GTTTCTACGTGACGCTGGTCGTGACCCGCTGGTGGAACCAGTACGAGAACCTGCCGTGGCCCGACCGTCTCATGAACCTGGTGTCAGGCTTTGTGGAGGGCAAGGACGAGAAAGGCCGCCTGCTGCGGCGCACGCTCATGCGCTACGCCAACCTGGGCAGCGTGCTCATTCTGCGCAGCGTCAGCGCGGCGGTCTACAAGCgcttccccagctcccagcacctGGTGAAAGCAG GCTTCATGACCCCTGCAGAACACAAGCATCTGGAGAAATTGAGCTTGCCACACAACACGTTCTGGGTGCCCTGGGTATGGTTTGCCAACCTATCTGTCAAAGCGTGGATCGGAGGTCGAATCCGGGACCCTGTCCTGCTCCAGAGCCTGCTGACG gagATGAACACCTTGCGTACGCAGTGTGGTCAACTGTATGCCTACGACTGGATCAGTGTCCCGCTGGTGTACACGCAG GTGGTGACCGTGGCGGTGTACAGCTTCTTCCTGGCTTGCCTGATTGGGCGGCAGTTTCTGAACCCGGCTAAGGCCTACCCTGGCCACGAGCTGGACCTCGTTGTCCCTGTCTTCACGTTCCTGCAGTTCTTCTTCTATGCTGGCTGGCTGAAG GTGGCAGAGCAGCTCATCAACCCATTTGGGGAGGATGATGATGACTTTGAGACCAACTGGATTGTCGACAGGAGCCTGCAG GTGTCCCTGTTGGCTGTGGACGAGATGCACCAGGACCTGCCCCCCATGGAGCAAGACATGTACTGGAATGACCCAGAACCACACCCTCCCTACACCGCCGCTTCTGCCCAGTCTCGCCGACCCTCCTTTTTTGGCTCCACCTTCAATATCAG TCTGCATAAGGAAGAGATGAAATTCCAGCCGCatcaggaggaagaggaggaggaaggtgctCACAATGGCATCATTGGCCGCTTCCTGGGGCTGCAGTCCCACGACCACCAGCCCCCCAGGACAAGCTCAAAGACCAAACTACTGTTGCCCAAGAAAGAAGTCCTCCTCCCTGAGGGCCAGCCCGAGAACCTCAGGGGGGCCAGAAAGAGCCCCAGGGACCAGGACGATAGCAAGGCCTGGAGGCTGAAGGGGGAGGAAGCCTTTATGTCCGCCGCGCTGTACGGGCGGTCAGGCTACCACAGTGCCCCACAGACACCGCTCAGCTCCGTCCCTATGGTATTCCCACCGGCACAGCCAGCACCCTCAGGTCTTTGCAGGGTCTCTGGCGCAGACAGCACTGTCAAAGGCCAGAGCCTTCAGCCTGTGACTCCTGGGGCCAGGAAGAGCTTTGACTCACTCCCAGCCTTTGCTGGGGCCTCAATGGAGCGCCTGGAATTGTGTCACGTCAAGCGGAAAACTGTCGAGTTTAATCTGACGGATGTGTCCGAGGCCCCTGGAAGTCACCTCAGAGAACCACATGCACAGTCACGTAGCAGCATACACACCACACTCAGAGATCATCACGATCCTTACTGGGACTTGGAAAACAG GGAGGAAGCCCATCCCTAG